One part of the Deinococcus betulae genome encodes these proteins:
- a CDS encoding AraC family transcriptional regulator → MFARPLTPDPRLREAVRRFWQFEGPTDPQAQEHQQFPQHVWYLDFCSANSWQLGTGGLWTAAPAGALQPLSVQSRRITTQGCFQRLAAELYPWTVQQLFSWALEHPDHLAQALEAQAIRALLTLSDWEGALGTLQDWLLRLLAQYGREPRKGVQAARILYSTPGQANIGLLAEEMNLSSRQLERAFQTELGVSPKMLARAIRFDAVVEGLRLGSAGQLTTLAYDLGFTDQSHLTREFKTMSLMTPSAFVRQIERRWTGGDEED, encoded by the coding sequence CGCCCCTTGACGCCCGACCCCCGCCTGCGTGAGGCCGTGCGGCGTTTCTGGCAGTTCGAGGGGCCGACCGACCCGCAGGCACAGGAACATCAACAGTTTCCGCAGCACGTCTGGTATCTCGACTTTTGCAGCGCCAACTCCTGGCAACTGGGAACAGGTGGGCTGTGGACAGCCGCTCCAGCGGGGGCCTTGCAACCCTTAAGTGTGCAGTCACGCCGCATCACCACCCAGGGGTGTTTCCAGCGGCTGGCGGCGGAACTCTACCCCTGGACGGTGCAGCAGCTCTTCAGCTGGGCCCTGGAACACCCTGATCACCTGGCGCAGGCTCTGGAAGCGCAGGCCATCCGCGCCCTGCTCACGCTGAGCGACTGGGAGGGGGCGCTGGGCACTTTGCAAGACTGGTTGCTGCGACTCCTCGCGCAGTACGGTCGCGAACCGAGAAAGGGCGTGCAGGCCGCCAGAATCCTGTACAGCACGCCCGGGCAGGCAAATATTGGCCTGCTGGCCGAGGAGATGAACCTCAGTTCCCGGCAACTGGAACGCGCTTTTCAGACAGAACTGGGGGTCTCTCCCAAGATGCTGGCCCGCGCCATCCGGTTTGACGCGGTGGTTGAGGGACTGCGCCTCGGCTCAGCAGGACAGTTGACGACTCTGGCTTATGATCTGGGCTTTACGGACCAGTCTCACCTGACGCGGGAATTCAAGACCATGAGTCTGATGACCCCTAGCGCCTTCGTCCGGCAGATTGAGCGCCGTTGGACGGGAGGAGACGAGGAAGATTGA